From Streptomyces sp. CMB-StM0423, a single genomic window includes:
- the sepH gene encoding septation protein SepH has protein sequence MPELRVVAVSNDGTRLVLKAADSTEYTLPIDERLRAAVRNDRARLGQIEIEVENHLRPRDIQARIRAGASAEEVAALAGIPVDRVRRFEGPVLAERAFMAERARKTPLRRPGESAGPALGEAVAERLMMRGAEKDSARWDSWRRDDGTWEVLLVYRVAGEPHSAGWTYDPPRRLVQPVDDEARALIGETDASPEPSLPFVPKIARLPRSPERPSDGRGDRDGAGEDRDSLTSLLEAVPSFRGDLVVPDQSAPAAAADGPAATAGAAGPVPGPPEEEPEPPAVEEEPPAPAASAGSAYADVLMPRSVSAHRERLTGQTDRQAEADGVRPGRRAAVPSWDEIVFGSRRKKPE, from the coding sequence GTACACCCTTCCGATTGACGAGCGTCTGCGCGCCGCGGTGCGCAACGACCGTGCGCGGCTCGGCCAGATCGAGATCGAAGTCGAGAACCACCTGCGCCCGCGCGACATCCAGGCCCGGATACGAGCCGGAGCGTCCGCGGAGGAGGTCGCCGCGCTCGCCGGCATCCCCGTCGACCGCGTCCGCCGCTTCGAGGGCCCCGTGCTCGCCGAGCGCGCGTTCATGGCCGAGCGTGCCCGCAAGACGCCCCTGCGGCGGCCCGGCGAGAGCGCCGGTCCCGCGCTGGGCGAGGCGGTCGCCGAGCGGCTGATGATGCGCGGCGCGGAGAAGGATTCCGCGCGGTGGGACTCCTGGCGCCGGGACGACGGCACCTGGGAGGTCCTGCTCGTCTACCGCGTCGCGGGTGAGCCGCACAGCGCCGGCTGGACGTACGACCCGCCGCGGCGGCTCGTGCAGCCCGTCGACGACGAGGCGCGCGCGCTGATCGGCGAGACCGACGCCTCGCCCGAGCCGAGCCTGCCCTTCGTGCCCAAGATCGCGCGGCTGCCCCGGAGTCCGGAGCGGCCGTCCGACGGGCGCGGGGACAGGGACGGCGCCGGCGAGGACCGCGACTCCCTGACCAGCCTGCTGGAGGCGGTGCCGAGCTTCCGGGGCGACCTGGTGGTGCCGGACCAGTCCGCGCCCGCGGCCGCGGCCGACGGGCCTGCCGCCACGGCGGGTGCCGCGGGTCCCGTGCCCGGGCCGCCCGAGGAGGAGCCCGAGCCGCCCGCGGTGGAGGAGGAGCCTCCGGCGCCCGCGGCGAGCGCGGGTTCCGCGTACGCGGACGTGCTGATGCCGCGGAGCGTCTCGGCGCACCGGGAGCGGCTGACCGGGCAGACGGACCGGCAGGCGGAGGCCGACGGCGTGCGGCCCGGCCGCCGGGCCGCGGTGCCGAGCTGGGACGAGATCGTGTTCGGAAGCAGGCGCAAGAAGCCGGAGTAG
- a CDS encoding sulfurtransferase: MASMDAIISGTDLASDLAGPRPPVVLDVRYTLGGPPGRPEYDAGHIPGAVYVDLDAELAAPPGPAGRHPLPGFDVFGAAMRRAGVSRDRPVVVYDGGQGWSAARCWWLLRYTGHPDVRVLDGGLAAWPGELSRETPGDGAGDFTPEPGALPVLTAAEAGVLARRGVLFDARAEERYRGETEPIDPVAGHIPGAVSAPTTENLGADRTFLPAAELAARFRALGAAPGTEAGVYCGSGVSAAQEVLALAIAGIPAALYPGSWSEWVADPARPVATGAEPG; this comes from the coding sequence ATGGCCTCCATGGATGCCATCATCTCCGGAACCGATCTCGCGAGCGACCTGGCGGGCCCGCGGCCGCCCGTCGTGCTCGACGTGCGCTACACGCTCGGCGGCCCGCCCGGCCGCCCCGAGTACGACGCGGGCCACATCCCGGGCGCCGTCTACGTCGACCTGGACGCCGAGCTGGCCGCCCCGCCGGGACCCGCGGGCCGCCATCCGCTCCCCGGCTTCGACGTCTTCGGCGCGGCCATGCGCCGCGCGGGCGTCTCCCGCGACCGGCCCGTGGTCGTATACGACGGCGGGCAGGGCTGGTCCGCCGCGCGCTGCTGGTGGCTGCTGCGCTACACCGGCCACCCCGACGTCCGCGTCCTCGACGGCGGCCTCGCGGCCTGGCCCGGCGAACTCTCCCGGGAGACCCCCGGGGACGGCGCGGGGGACTTCACGCCGGAGCCGGGTGCGCTGCCGGTGCTCACCGCGGCGGAGGCCGGCGTACTCGCCCGCCGCGGCGTGCTGTTCGACGCCCGCGCGGAGGAGCGGTACCGCGGCGAGACGGAGCCGATCGACCCGGTCGCGGGCCACATCCCCGGCGCGGTCTCGGCGCCGACGACGGAGAACCTGGGCGCGGACCGGACCTTCCTGCCCGCGGCGGAGCTGGCGGCGCGCTTCCGGGCGCTCGGCGCCGCGCCGGGCACGGAGGCCGGGGTGTACTGCGGCTCGGGGGTGTCCGCCGCCCAGGAGGTGCTGGCCCTGGCGATCGCGGGCATCCCCGCGGCGCTGTACCCGGGTTCGTGGTCGGAGTGGGTGGCGGACCCGGCGCGGCCGGTGGCGACGGGCGCGGAGCCGGGCTGA
- a CDS encoding VOC family protein, producing MSEGAILSAPGTPCWVSLMVHGLDTTEEFYRGLFGWAFEEGPRTLGAYRLAHLDGGQVAGIGAMAPERRLPVAWTPYLATDDADAATELVRCCGGTVAVGPLDADAAGRKAICSDPAGAVFGVWQPRQPPEVERRARPGTPVWNDLLVAEPTMVAKFYELVFGYDVRSEGDTATLYVQDRPVASVCAAGEETLRETGPRWTTHFGVADVDASVARAVELGGRLVREPHETAAGRMAEVADVEGARFTLVRTPH from the coding sequence ATGTCCGAAGGAGCGATCCTCAGCGCGCCGGGCACACCGTGCTGGGTGAGCCTGATGGTGCACGGGCTGGACACGACCGAGGAGTTCTACCGCGGCCTGTTCGGCTGGGCCTTCGAGGAGGGCCCGCGCACGCTCGGCGCGTACCGGCTGGCGCACCTCGACGGCGGCCAGGTCGCCGGGATCGGCGCGATGGCGCCGGAGCGCAGGCTGCCGGTGGCCTGGACGCCGTATCTGGCGACCGACGACGCCGACGCCGCCACCGAGCTGGTGCGCTGCTGCGGCGGGACGGTGGCGGTGGGGCCGCTGGACGCCGACGCCGCCGGCCGGAAGGCGATCTGCTCGGACCCGGCGGGGGCGGTGTTCGGGGTGTGGCAGCCGCGGCAGCCCCCGGAGGTGGAGCGGCGGGCGCGTCCCGGCACGCCGGTCTGGAACGACCTGCTGGTGGCGGAACCGACGATGGTCGCGAAGTTCTACGAGCTGGTCTTCGGCTACGACGTGCGTTCGGAGGGAGACACCGCGACGCTCTACGTCCAGGACCGGCCCGTGGCGTCGGTCTGCGCCGCCGGCGAGGAGACGCTGCGCGAGACGGGGCCGCGCTGGACGACGCACTTCGGAGTCGCCGACGTGGACGCCTCCGTGGCGCGCGCGGTGGAGCTGGGCGGGCGGCTGGTGCGCGAGCCGCACGAGACGGCCGCGGGGCGGATGGCGGAGGTCGCGGACGTCGAGGGCGCGCGGTTCACGCTGGTGCGCACGCCGCACTAG
- a CDS encoding alkaline phosphatase family protein, with protein MAATGGTPGSGTQDGTPPGAGDWPAPLDPASAPAPRYGTRSLADLLPSAAAGLGVPGFAPALAGVEPADRVCVFLIDGLGWEQLLAHPEDAPFLHGLAAGEPLTAGFPATTATSLASVGTGLPPGAHGLPGYTVRDPETGELMNQLRWQPWTAPRAWQPYPTVFQLAHDAGVHTAQVSSPGFETTPLTTIALSGGTFHGRLSGEERMDVAAEQLAAADRTLVYTYYSEVDGNGHRHGVDSDAWRGQLGYADRLARRLAEQLPPRAALYVTADHGMVDIPFTADARYDVDEDWELRAGVRLLGGEGRARHVYAAPGAAADVLTVWREVLGERAWVASREEAVALGWFGPKVDERVRDRLGDVIVAAADDIAITATRSEPKESALAGMHGSLTPAEQLVPLLTVRS; from the coding sequence ATGGCCGCCACGGGGGGGACACCGGGCAGCGGCACGCAGGACGGCACACCACCGGGCGCCGGGGACTGGCCCGCGCCGCTCGACCCCGCATCCGCGCCCGCCCCCCGCTACGGCACCCGCTCGCTGGCCGACCTGTTGCCCAGCGCCGCCGCAGGACTCGGCGTCCCCGGCTTCGCCCCGGCCCTCGCGGGGGTCGAACCGGCCGACCGCGTCTGCGTCTTCCTCATCGACGGCCTGGGCTGGGAGCAGTTGCTCGCCCACCCCGAGGACGCCCCGTTCCTGCACGGCCTCGCCGCCGGCGAGCCGCTGACTGCCGGCTTCCCCGCCACCACCGCCACCTCGCTCGCCTCCGTCGGCACCGGCCTGCCGCCCGGCGCCCACGGCCTGCCGGGCTACACGGTGCGCGACCCGGAGACCGGCGAGCTGATGAACCAGTTGCGCTGGCAGCCCTGGACGGCGCCGCGCGCGTGGCAGCCGTACCCCACGGTCTTCCAACTGGCCCACGACGCCGGCGTGCACACCGCGCAGGTCTCCTCGCCCGGGTTCGAGACCACCCCGCTGACGACGATCGCGCTCAGCGGCGGCACCTTCCACGGCCGGCTGTCGGGGGAGGAGCGGATGGACGTCGCCGCGGAGCAGCTCGCCGCCGCGGACCGCACGCTCGTCTACACGTACTACAGCGAGGTCGACGGCAACGGCCACCGGCACGGCGTCGACTCCGACGCCTGGCGCGGCCAGCTCGGCTACGCGGACCGCCTCGCCCGCCGGCTCGCCGAGCAACTGCCGCCGCGCGCCGCGCTCTACGTCACCGCCGACCACGGCATGGTCGACATCCCCTTCACCGCCGACGCCCGCTACGACGTCGATGAGGACTGGGAGCTGCGCGCCGGCGTGCGCCTCCTCGGCGGCGAGGGCCGCGCCCGGCACGTGTACGCGGCCCCGGGCGCCGCCGCCGACGTGCTCACCGTCTGGCGCGAGGTGCTGGGCGAGCGCGCCTGGGTGGCGAGCCGCGAAGAGGCCGTCGCGCTGGGGTGGTTCGGGCCGAAGGTCGACGAGCGGGTACGGGACCGGCTCGGGGACGTCATCGTCGCCGCGGCCGACGACATCGCGATCACCGCCACCCGCAGCGAGCCGAAGGAGTCCGCGCTCGCCGGCATGCACGGCTCGCTGACCCCGGCGGAGCAGTTGGTCCCGCTGCTGACCGTACGCTCCTGA
- a CDS encoding DUF5998 family protein codes for MAKTGTATKGLRAAIERSGYYPALVAEAVEAAVGGEPVSAYLVHQETTFDANEVRRHVTVLVLTDSRFIVSHTDEQAADTTSPTPYATTSTESVKLARISSVVLSRVVGNPEAYTPGTLPREVVLTVGWGAVSRLDMEPATCGDPNCDADHGYTGSATADDLSLRVSEAGDGPETVRQALTFAQALSEATAAGPEA; via the coding sequence ATGGCTAAGACCGGGACCGCGACCAAGGGGCTGCGTGCGGCGATCGAGCGCAGCGGCTACTACCCCGCCCTCGTGGCGGAGGCGGTGGAGGCCGCCGTCGGCGGGGAGCCCGTGTCCGCGTACCTGGTCCACCAGGAGACGACGTTCGACGCCAACGAGGTACGGCGGCACGTCACCGTGCTCGTGCTCACCGACAGCCGCTTCATCGTCAGCCACACCGACGAGCAGGCCGCGGACACCACCTCCCCGACGCCGTACGCCACCACCTCCACCGAGTCCGTCAAGCTCGCCCGGATCTCCTCCGTCGTCCTCAGCCGCGTCGTCGGCAACCCCGAGGCGTACACCCCCGGCACCCTGCCCCGCGAGGTCGTCCTGACCGTCGGCTGGGGCGCCGTCAGCCGGCTCGACATGGAGCCGGCCACCTGCGGCGACCCCAACTGCGACGCCGACCACGGCTACACCGGCTCGGCCACCGCCGACGACCTGAGCCTGCGCGTCAGCGAGGCCGGCGACGGCCCCGAGACCGTACGGCAGGCCCTGACCTTCGCCCAGGCGCTCTCCGAGGCCACCGCCGCCGGCCCCGAAGCCTGA
- a CDS encoding bifunctional acetate--CoA ligase family protein/GNAT family N-acetyltransferase, producing the protein MATPSAHEYPTHWEADVVLRDGGTAQVRPIVPDDADRLVAFFDRVSDESKYLRFFAPHPRLSARDVHRFTHHDYVDRVGLAAVVGDAFIATVRYDRIEPAADGATQAEVAFLVQDDQQGRGVASVLLEHIAACARERGVRRFVADVLPANSRMMKVFTDAGYTQKRSFEDGVVRLEFELEPTERSLAVMHAREQRAEARSVQRLLAPRSVAVIGVGRRPGGVGRTVLANLLAAGFTGRLYAVNHAYPEGRDRLLPEDVPARRSVRDIDEPVDLAVVAVPAARVPDVVDDCGEQGVQGLVVLSSGYAEAGAAGRARQRDLVRQARGHGMRVIGPNAFGVLNTAPPVRLNATLAPEPAGSGRVGVFTQSGAIGIALLSGLHRRPGAVLTGVSTFVSAGNRADVSGNDLLQYWHDDAATDVVLMYLESLGNPRKFTRLARRTAAVKPVVVVKGARHSASTPPGHAVPGTSVPAETVGALLRQAGVVAVDTVTELVDTGLLLAAQPLPAGPRVAIVGNSDSLGLLAYDACRAAGLRPLPPRDLTAAAAPEDFRAAVAAALAEEGCDAVLVTAIPWVADPDVPALAAVPGPQDAGALADALRTAAAGATKPVAVVHLEIEGLPGALAAPPDGIPTYPAGERAARALAQAVRYAQWRRRAADPGRVPEYDDLDTAGAAADIAGLLGERSPAAGAGDGVPPDWAPGGAWQPAEGEGPAGRSGAGAAGPGGTAAGADGAAAAGGPAGAAAGTAAAPAPYPEGVPVDVPEQAAARVLRRYGINVLPALPAPDPDAAAAAAARLGYPVALKTTAVHLRHRPDLGGVRLDLAGEDQLRLAHTELTGTLGAAAEVQPVVQAMAPRGVDTVVRATVDPGVGAVLSFGLAGAPSELLGDLAHRLVPATDRDAAELIRAIRGAPLLFGWRGAQPVDTAALEELLLRLSIFVDEHPEVVSAELSPVVVAPQGVSVLSAALRLAPPPPRIDLGARRMPRY; encoded by the coding sequence ATGGCCACCCCGTCGGCACATGAGTACCCCACCCACTGGGAAGCCGACGTCGTGCTGCGCGACGGCGGCACCGCACAGGTCAGGCCGATCGTCCCGGACGACGCCGACCGGCTCGTCGCGTTCTTCGACCGGGTCTCCGACGAGTCCAAGTACCTGCGCTTCTTCGCCCCGCACCCCCGGCTGTCCGCCCGGGACGTACACCGCTTCACCCACCACGACTACGTCGACCGGGTGGGCCTGGCGGCCGTCGTCGGCGACGCCTTCATCGCCACCGTGCGCTACGACCGCATCGAGCCCGCCGCGGACGGTGCCACGCAGGCCGAAGTCGCGTTCCTGGTCCAGGACGACCAGCAGGGCCGCGGCGTCGCCTCCGTCCTGCTGGAGCACATCGCCGCCTGCGCCCGCGAGCGCGGCGTACGCCGCTTCGTCGCCGACGTGCTCCCCGCCAACAGCCGCATGATGAAGGTGTTCACGGACGCCGGCTACACCCAGAAGCGCAGCTTCGAGGACGGCGTCGTGCGGCTGGAGTTCGAGCTGGAGCCCACCGAGCGCTCGCTCGCCGTCATGCACGCCCGCGAGCAGCGCGCCGAGGCCCGCTCCGTCCAGCGGCTGCTCGCCCCGCGCTCCGTCGCCGTGATCGGCGTCGGCCGCCGCCCCGGCGGCGTCGGCCGCACCGTCCTCGCCAACCTCCTCGCCGCCGGCTTCACCGGCCGCCTCTACGCCGTCAACCACGCCTATCCGGAAGGCCGGGACCGGCTCCTGCCCGAGGACGTCCCCGCCCGCCGCTCCGTACGCGACATCGACGAGCCCGTCGACCTCGCCGTGGTCGCCGTGCCCGCCGCCCGCGTCCCCGACGTCGTCGACGACTGCGGCGAACAGGGCGTCCAGGGACTCGTCGTGCTCTCCTCCGGCTACGCCGAGGCCGGCGCCGCCGGGCGCGCGCGGCAGCGCGACCTCGTCCGGCAGGCCCGCGGCCACGGCATGCGGGTCATCGGCCCGAACGCCTTCGGCGTCCTCAACACCGCCCCGCCCGTACGCCTGAACGCCACCCTGGCCCCCGAACCCGCGGGCAGCGGCCGTGTCGGGGTCTTCACCCAGTCCGGCGCCATCGGCATCGCGCTGCTGTCCGGGCTGCACCGGCGGCCGGGCGCGGTGCTCACCGGGGTGTCCACGTTCGTCTCCGCGGGCAACCGCGCCGACGTCTCCGGCAACGACCTGCTGCAGTACTGGCACGACGACGCCGCCACCGACGTCGTCCTCATGTACCTCGAATCCCTCGGCAACCCGCGCAAGTTCACCCGCCTCGCCCGCCGCACCGCCGCCGTCAAGCCGGTCGTGGTCGTCAAGGGCGCCCGGCACAGCGCCAGTACGCCGCCGGGACACGCCGTGCCCGGCACGTCGGTGCCCGCCGAGACCGTCGGCGCGCTGCTGCGCCAGGCCGGCGTCGTCGCCGTCGACACCGTCACCGAACTCGTCGACACCGGGCTGCTGCTCGCCGCCCAGCCGCTGCCCGCCGGGCCGCGGGTCGCGATCGTCGGCAACTCCGACTCCCTCGGCCTCCTCGCGTACGACGCCTGCCGCGCCGCCGGACTGCGCCCGCTGCCCCCGCGCGACCTGACCGCCGCCGCGGCGCCGGAGGACTTCCGGGCCGCGGTCGCCGCCGCGCTGGCCGAGGAGGGCTGCGACGCGGTGCTGGTGACGGCCATCCCGTGGGTCGCCGATCCCGACGTGCCCGCGCTCGCCGCGGTGCCGGGACCGCAGGACGCCGGCGCGCTCGCGGACGCGCTGCGCACGGCGGCGGCCGGCGCGACGAAGCCGGTGGCCGTCGTCCACCTGGAGATCGAGGGCCTGCCCGGTGCCCTGGCGGCCCCGCCGGACGGCATCCCGACGTACCCGGCGGGGGAGCGGGCCGCGCGGGCGCTGGCGCAGGCGGTGCGGTACGCCCAGTGGCGCCGGCGGGCGGCGGACCCGGGACGGGTGCCGGAGTACGACGACCTGGACACCGCCGGGGCGGCCGCGGACATCGCCGGGCTGCTGGGGGAACGGAGCCCGGCGGCGGGCGCCGGCGACGGGGTCCCGCCCGACTGGGCGCCGGGCGGCGCGTGGCAGCCGGCGGAGGGCGAAGGCCCGGCAGGCCGGTCCGGTGCCGGTGCGGCCGGACCCGGGGGCACGGCGGCCGGAGCCGACGGCGCTGCCGCGGCCGGAGGCCCGGCGGGCGCCGCTGCCGGTACGGCAGCGGCGCCCGCTCCGTACCCGGAAGGCGTGCCCGTCGACGTCCCCGAGCAGGCCGCCGCGCGCGTGCTCCGCCGCTACGGGATCAATGTGCTGCCCGCGCTGCCCGCCCCCGACCCGGACGCCGCCGCGGCCGCCGCCGCCCGGCTCGGCTACCCCGTGGCGCTCAAGACCACCGCCGTCCACCTGCGGCACCGCCCCGACCTCGGCGGCGTACGCCTCGACCTCGCCGGCGAGGACCAGTTGCGCCTCGCCCACACCGAGCTGACCGGCACCCTCGGCGCCGCCGCCGAGGTGCAGCCCGTGGTGCAGGCCATGGCCCCGCGCGGCGTCGACACCGTGGTACGGGCCACCGTCGACCCCGGCGTCGGCGCGGTGCTCTCCTTCGGCCTGGCCGGCGCCCCGTCCGAACTGCTCGGCGACCTCGCGCACCGGCTCGTGCCCGCCACCGACCGCGACGCCGCCGAGCTGATCCGCGCCATCCGCGGCGCCCCGCTGCTCTTCGGCTGGCGCGGCGCCCAGCCGGTGGACACCGCGGCGCTGGAGGAGCTGCTGCTGCGGCTGTCGATCTTCGTCGACGAGCACCCCGAGGTGGTCTCCGCCGAGCTGTCCCCCGTCGTGGTGGCCCCGCAGGGCGTCAGCGTGCTCTCCGCCGCCCTGCGGCTGGCCCCGCCGCCGCCCCGCATCGACCTCGGCGCCCGCCGCATGCCCCGCTACTGA
- a CDS encoding HPr family phosphocarrier protein, producing MVERRVTVGWAEGLHARPASIFVRAATAAGIPVTIAKAADGNAVNAASMLAVLGLGAKGGDEIVLASEDDASDRALDRLAKLVQEGLDELPETV from the coding sequence ATGGTTGAGCGCCGCGTCACCGTCGGCTGGGCCGAGGGGCTGCACGCCCGTCCCGCGTCGATCTTCGTGCGGGCGGCCACCGCCGCCGGCATCCCGGTGACGATCGCGAAGGCCGCCGACGGGAACGCCGTCAACGCCGCCTCCATGCTGGCCGTGCTGGGCCTGGGCGCGAAGGGCGGCGACGAGATCGTCCTCGCCTCCGAGGACGACGCCTCGGACCGCGCGCTCGACCGGCTGGCGAAGCTCGTCCAGGAGGGCCTGGACGAGCTGCCGGAAACCGTCTGA
- a CDS encoding GntR family transcriptional regulator encodes MCAVNGGISQAVCSAIRDDIVSGFFAQGARLAEEHLARRYGVSRVPVREALRTLESEGFVTTKRHAGACVAEPTAQDAADVLEIRALLEPLGAARAAQRRTEAHLKVLHGLVRLGRERAQRGHVAELPSLSTWFHETLAQATGSRNLTALLVQVRRKVAWLYGASPAVRTVEAWDEHGAIADAVARGDAERARSLTTAHVERSAGAYELRRTVRVSSRKHAVNTGSDQP; translated from the coding sequence GTGTGCGCGGTGAACGGCGGTATTTCCCAGGCGGTGTGCTCGGCGATCCGCGACGACATCGTCTCGGGATTCTTCGCCCAGGGCGCCCGGCTCGCCGAGGAGCACCTCGCGCGCCGGTACGGGGTCTCCCGGGTGCCCGTCCGCGAGGCGCTGCGGACGCTGGAGTCGGAGGGCTTCGTCACCACGAAGCGGCACGCCGGCGCCTGCGTCGCCGAGCCCACCGCGCAGGACGCCGCCGACGTGCTGGAGATACGCGCGCTGCTGGAGCCGCTGGGCGCCGCCCGCGCGGCGCAGCGGCGTACGGAGGCCCATCTCAAGGTGCTGCACGGGCTGGTGCGGCTGGGCAGGGAGCGGGCGCAGCGCGGGCATGTCGCGGAGCTGCCGTCGCTGAGCACGTGGTTCCACGAGACGCTGGCGCAGGCCACCGGCAGCCGGAACCTCACCGCGCTGCTGGTGCAGGTGCGCCGGAAGGTGGCCTGGCTCTACGGGGCCTCGCCCGCGGTCCGGACGGTGGAGGCGTGGGACGAGCACGGCGCGATCGCCGACGCCGTGGCGCGCGGGGACGCCGAGCGGGCGCGGAGCCTCACCACGGCGCACGTGGAGCGCTCGGCGGGCGCGTACGAATTGCGCAGAACCGTGCGCGTGAGTTCCCGGAAACATGCCGTAAACACGGGAAGCGATCAGCCGTAA
- a CDS encoding M16 family metallopeptidase, with product MTFHPRPQGGEARPWAFPAPDRTVLANGLTVLTCHRPGQQVVAVEVCLAAPLDAEPAGLDGVAMIMARAFSEGTDTHTAEEFAAELERSGATIDAHADHPGVRVSLEVPVSRLRRGLGLLADALRAPAFPDDEIERLVANRLDEIPHELANPGRRAAMALYGELFDAGDRLSRPRWGTQESVARIDAASVRAFYDAHVRPATATVVVVGDLTGADVDDALAGTLGAWSGTPAEARPLPPVAADDTGRVVIVDRPGAVQTQMLVGRVGADRHDAVWPAQLLGTYCLGGTLTSRLDVVLREEKGYTYGVRASAQSLRSPADGTGAALLAIGGSVETDVTGPALADTWQVLRSLADGLTDAERDAAADFLVGVAPLRYETSAAVAGTLADQVEQQLPDDYQARQYARLADTGTVEATAAVLSAFPTDRLVTVLVGDAEKIAEPVRELGIGEVRVVSG from the coding sequence ATGACCTTCCACCCCCGCCCGCAGGGCGGCGAGGCGCGGCCCTGGGCCTTCCCGGCCCCGGACCGCACCGTCCTCGCCAACGGGCTCACGGTGCTCACCTGCCACCGTCCCGGCCAGCAGGTCGTCGCCGTCGAGGTGTGCCTCGCCGCGCCGCTGGACGCCGAGCCCGCCGGTCTCGACGGCGTCGCCATGATCATGGCGCGGGCCTTCTCCGAGGGCACGGACACCCACACCGCCGAGGAGTTCGCCGCCGAGCTGGAGCGCTCCGGCGCCACCATCGACGCGCACGCCGACCACCCGGGCGTCCGCGTCTCGCTGGAGGTCCCCGTCTCCCGGCTGCGCCGCGGCCTCGGGCTGCTCGCCGACGCGCTGCGCGCGCCCGCCTTCCCGGACGACGAGATCGAGCGGCTGGTCGCCAACCGGCTGGACGAGATCCCGCACGAGCTGGCCAACCCCGGCCGGCGCGCCGCGATGGCGCTGTACGGGGAGCTGTTCGACGCCGGCGACCGGCTCTCCCGCCCCCGCTGGGGGACGCAGGAGTCCGTCGCGCGCATCGACGCCGCGTCCGTACGGGCCTTCTACGACGCCCACGTCCGGCCCGCCACCGCCACCGTCGTGGTCGTCGGCGACCTGACCGGCGCCGACGTGGACGACGCGCTGGCCGGCACCCTCGGCGCCTGGTCCGGCACTCCCGCCGAGGCCCGCCCGCTGCCGCCGGTGGCCGCGGACGACACCGGCCGGGTCGTCATCGTCGACCGGCCTGGCGCGGTGCAGACGCAGATGCTCGTCGGCCGGGTCGGCGCCGACCGGCACGATGCCGTCTGGCCCGCCCAGCTCCTCGGCACGTACTGCCTGGGCGGCACCCTCACCTCCCGCCTGGACGTCGTGCTGCGCGAGGAGAAGGGCTACACCTACGGAGTCCGCGCCTCCGCCCAGTCGCTGCGCTCGCCGGCCGACGGCACCGGCGCGGCGCTGCTGGCCATCGGCGGCTCCGTGGAGACCGACGTGACCGGCCCCGCGCTCGCGGACACCTGGCAGGTGCTGCGCTCGCTGGCCGACGGGCTGACCGACGCCGAGCGGGACGCGGCCGCGGACTTCCTCGTCGGCGTGGCCCCGCTGCGGTACGAGACGTCGGCCGCGGTCGCCGGCACGCTGGCCGACCAGGTCGAGCAGCAGCTCCCCGACGACTACCAGGCCCGGCAGTACGCCAGGCTGGCCGATACCGGCACGGTGGAGGCGACGGCGGCGGTGCTGAGCGCGTTCCCCACGGACCGGCTCGTCACCGTGCTCGTCGGCGACGCGGAGAAGATCGCCGAGCCGGTGCGGGAGCTGGGCATCGGTGAGGTCAGGGTCGTGTCCGGCTGA